The following are from one region of the Corylus avellana chromosome ca1, CavTom2PMs-1.0 genome:
- the LOC132167738 gene encoding putative disease resistance protein At3g14460, with translation MWKLINLRHLDITRTDIMEMPIQLGSLRSLQTLTKFIIGSRNGSCIGELGKLTNLRGKLAILNLQNVLSSTDASDAGLKDKKHIEELVLEWKAGTVVLESQRIILDNLQPHSNLKSLTINNYGGQSFPDWIGHDSFFNMVSLHLNKCKFCCSLPSLGQLPSLQNLSIVEFDGVVRVGPGFYGSGSSSIMPFKALKVLRFELMLKWEEWLSFGAENEGVAFPLLQELYIHDCPKLTRRLPIHLPSLAKLEITECPLLVFSLPMFPAICQLNLTRCNEVLLKELPTRIQVLKVGGCDALDSQANIMMGPSSSLQELEVSDCSSFVSLSKCDLASTLKSLIIRNCGILELPMYPIFSSLKKLYLFNIHGALKSVPLDLFPKLCDIYIFGCRNLESLTVSEEHRHDLMTLQIQIIDCPCFVSFPKGGLRAANLTLLWVWNCGSLRSLPDKMHSFLSSLEELQIVNCAEVESFPEGGLPCNLKSMSIIDCDNLVAERMGWGLQKLPFLKKLFICGERGNVESFPEVGLLPTNLTALQIMNFPNMKSLDKGLQQLTSLEELRIYNCPMLKYMPEEGLAASVSVLLINNCPLVKKQCQRKKGKEWRKIAHVHLIMIDDELIE, from the coding sequence ATGTGGAAACTCATTAATCTACGACATCTTGATATTACTAGAACTGACATAATGGAGATGCCGATACAATTGGGTAGCTTAAGAAGTCTGCAAACGTTGACAAAATTTATTATCGGCAGCCGTAATGGGTCTTGCATTGGAGAGTTGGGAAAACTTACAAATCTTCGAGGGAAGCTTGCTATTTTGAACCTTCAAAATGTTCTCTCTTCTACAGATGCCTCAGATGCCGGCTTGAAGGACAAGAAGCACATTGAGGAGTTGGTGTTGGAATGGAAAGCTGGTACTGTTGTTTTAGAAAGTCAAAGAATTATACTTGACAATCTCCAGCCtcattcaaatttgaaaagtcTCACTATCAACAACTATGGCGGTCAAAGTTTTCCAGATTGGATAGGGCATGATTCATTCTTTAATATGGTATCTCTTCACCTAAACAAGTGTAAATTTTGTTGCAGCCTGCCATCGCTTGGACAACTACCCTCTTTGCAGAACCTCTCTATTGTTGAGTTTGATGGAGTTGTTAGAGTGGGTCCTGGATTTTATGGTAGTGGTTCATCTTCAATTATGCCATTTAAAGCATTGAAAGTTCTAAGGTTCGAGTTGATGTTGAAGTGGGAGGAATGGTTATCCTTTGGTGCTGAAAATGAAGGTGTAGCTTTTCCTCTCCTACAAGAGCTTTATATTCATGATTGTCCCAAGCTAACACGAAGGTTGCCcatccatcttccttctttagcCAAACTTGAGATCACGGAATGTCCACTATTGGTGTTTTCACTCCCGATGTTTCCTGCTATATGTCAATTGAATCTAACACGTTGTAATGAGGTTTTGTTAAAGGAATTGCCAACTAGAATACAGGTTCTCAAAGTTGGAGGATGTGATGCACTAGATTCCCAAGCCAACATAATGATGGGGCCCAGTAGTTCTCTTCAAGAGTTAGAAGTCAGTGACTGTTCTTCGTTTGTGTCCCTTTCCAAGTGTGATCTAGCATCTACATTAAAATCCCTTATCATCAGGAATTGTGGGATTTTAGAGCTCCCAATGTACCCGATCTTTTCATcccttaaaaaattatacttatttaATATTCATGGTGCTCTCAAGTCCGTCCCATTAGACTTATTTCCAAAGCTTTGTGACATCTATATCTTTGGGTGTAGGAATTTGGAATCCTTGACAGTTTCTGAAGAACATAGACATGATTTAATGACATTGCAAATACAAATCATAGATTGCCCTTGTTTTGTATCTTTTCCAAAAGGAGGATTGCGTGCCGCCAACCTTACATTGCTTTGGGTTTGGAATTGTGGAAGTTTGAGGTCATTACCAGATAAGATGCACTCTTTCCTCTCATCTCTTGAGGAATTGCAAATAGTCAATTGTGCAGAAGTTGAGTCTTTTCCTGAGGGGGGTTTGCCTTGTAATCTGAAATCGATGTCCATCATTGATTGTGACAACCTCGTTGCCGAACGAATGGGATGGGGTTTGCAAAAGCTcccatttcttaaaaaattgtttatttgtgGTGAAAGGGGAAATGTAGAGTCCTTTCCGGAGGTGGGATTGCTGCCCACCAATCTGACTGCTCTTCAAATAATGAATTTTCCAAATATGAAATCTTTGGATAAGGGGCTTCAACAGCTCACCTCTCTTGAAGAATTGCGGATCTATAACTGCCCTATGCTCAAGTACATGCCAGAAGAGGGCTTGGCTGCCTCTGTTTCTGTTTTATTGATCAACAATTGTCCTTTGGTAAAGAAACAATGTcagaggaaaaaaggaaaagaatggcgCAAGATTGCTCATGTCCACCTAATAATGATTGATGATGAATTGATTGAATGA
- the LOC132173001 gene encoding putative disease resistance RPP13-like protein 1, whose translation MADALLSVVFQVLIDRMSREVLDFFGGRKLAEGPLRNLRIALLSVKAVVEDAEEKELTNPDVKVWLDELKDAAFDAEDILDEIATEILRCKLGAEFQTTARKVRNSVSTFLNPFFKKMQRKVERVLDRLEYLAKQNNFLGLREGLGGKSSERLPSTCLVEESGIFGRDDDKEAVINLLLSHDASGGEMCVIGIVGMGGIGKTTLAQLVYNDRRVKENFDLKAWVYVSHEFDVFRVTKTILEAATSSTCDIKDLNGLQVTLKEKLVGKKFLLVLDDVWNRNYTDWEILINPFKFGAQGSTVIVTTRDNDVASVARSSETRCLKKLSEDDCWSIFSDHVCHNVDFNAHPELEAVGRQIVKKCEGLPLAAKMIGALLRSKLDVEEWDKILKSEIWDLRIKETNILPALRLSYKYLPSHLKRCFAYCSIFPKGYAFGKDQLVLLWMAEGFLQEPKNKTMEEVGNDYFLDLVSRSLFQQSSGDISCFVMHDLVNDLAKFFSRQFIFRLEGDSFYGIVNKTRHLSYFITRFDNFKKFEALYKVKRLRTFLPLEFSILHNNLSKKVSNDLLPKLRCLRVLSLSHYENVASLPDSIGKIKQLRYLDISFTAIERLPDSLCKLINLQTLNLSCCYSLVGLPRDMWKLINLRHLDITRTDIMEMPIQLGSLRSLQTLTKFIIGSRNGSCIGELGKLTNLRGKLAILNLQNVLSSTDASDAGLKDKKHIEELVLEWKAGTVVLESQRIILDNLQPHSNLKSLTINNYGGQSFPDWIGHDSFFNMVSLHLNKCKFCCSLPSLGQLPSLQNLSIVEFDGVVRVGPGFYGSGSSSIMPFKALKVLRFELMLKWEEWLSFGAENEGVAFPLLQELYIHDCPKLTRRLPIHLPSLAKLEITECPLLVFSLPMFPAICQLNLTRCNEVLLKELPTRIQVLKVGGCDALDSQANIMMGPSSSLQELEELWDFRAPNVPDLFIP comes from the exons ATGGCCGATGCGCTTCTCTCTGTTGTCTTCCAGGTGCTAATTGACAGGATGTCTCGCGAGGTGCTTGACTTCTTTGGGGGGCGAAAACTCGCCGAGGGGCCCTTAAGAAATCTGAGGATAGCATTGCTGTCTGTGAAGGCGGTGGTGGAGGACGCGGAGGAGAAGGAACTCACGAACCCTGATGTGAAAGTGTGGCTTGATGAGCTGAAAGATGCTGCTTTTGATGCAGAAGACATCTTGGATGAGATTGCTACAGAAATTCTGAGATGCAAGTTGGGTGCTGAGTTTCAGACAACTGCAAGGAAGGTACGAAACTCTGTATCTACTTTTCTTAATCCCTTTTTCAAGAAGATGCAACGGAAGGTGGAAAGGGTACTTGACCGATTAGAATATCTAGCAAAGCAAAATAATTTCTTAGGTCTAAGAGAAGGTCTTGGAGGGAAATCTTCTGAAAGATTGCCCTCCACTTGTTTGGTTGAAGAATCTGGTATTTTTGGTAGAGATGATGATAAGGAGGCAGTAATTAACTTGTTGCTGTCGCACGATGCAAGCGGGGGTGAGATGTGTGTGATTGGCATAGTGGGTATGGGGGGAATTGGCAAGACCACCCTTGCTCAGCTTGTATACAACGACAGGAGGGTGAAGGAGAATTTTGACcttaaggcatgggtgtatgtGTCACATGAATTCGACGTGTTTAGGGTCACCAAAACTATTCTAGAGGCAGCAACTTCGTCAACTTGTGATATTAAGGATCTGAATGGGCTTCAAGTTACACTTAAGGAGAAGTTGGTGGGGAAAAAATTCCtacttgttttagatgatgtttGGAATAGGAATTATACTGACTGGGAAATCTTAATTAATCCCTTTAAATTTGGGGCGCAAGGAAGTACGGTTATTGTAACAACGCGTGATAATGATGTCGCCTCCGTGGCACGCTCTAGTGAGACTCGTTGTCTGAAAAAGTTATCAGAAGATGATTGCTGGTCAATATTTTCAGACCATGTGTGTCACAATGTTGACTTTAATGCGCATCCTGAGCTAGAGGCAGTAGGTAGACAGATTGTGAAAAAATGTGAGGGCCTACCTTTAGCTGCCAAAATGATTGGTGCTCTCTTGAGGTCAAAATTAGATGTTGAAGAATGGGACAAGATACTCAAGAGTGAAATATGGGATTTGCGAATTAAGGAGACAAACATTCTTCCTGCTTTAAGATTAAGCTACAAATATCTACCATCGCATCTAAAGCGATGCTTTGCTTATTGTTCAATATTTCCAAAGGGTTACGCATTCGGAAAAGATCAATTAGTCTTATTGTGGATGGCCGAAGGTTTCTTGCAagaacccaaaaacaaaacaatggaagAAGTTGGTAACGATTACTTTCTTGATCTTGTATCACGATCATTGTTTCAACAATCAAGTGGTGATATATCATGTTTTGTAATGCACGATCTTGTCAATGACttggccaaatttttttctagACAATTTATCTTTAGGCTGGAGGGTGATAGTTTTTATGGAATTGTGAACAAGACTCGTCACTTGTCGTATTTCATAACAAGATTTGATAACTTTAAGAAGTTTGAGGCTCTTTACAAGGTTAAGCGGTTGCGCACCTTCCTGCCATTAGAATTCTCAATACTGCACAACAATTTATCTAAAAAGGTATCAAATGATCTATTGCCGAAGCTAAGATGTTTACGGGTACTCTCTTTGTCTCATTATGAGAATGTGGCTAGCTTGCCTGATTCAATTGGCAAAATTAAACAACTACGTTATTTGGACATTTCTTTTACTGCAATTGAAAGGTTGCCTGATTCCTTGTGTAAGTTGATCAATTTGCAAACACTCAACTTATCATGTTGTTATAGTCTTGTTGGATTGCCGAGGGATATGTGGAAACTCATTAATCTACGACATCTTGATATTACTAGAACTGACATAATGGAGATGCCGATACAATTGGGTAGCTTAAGAAGTCTGCAAACGTTGACAAAATTTATTATCGGCAGCCGTAATGGGTCTTGCATTGGAGAGTTGGGAAAACTTACAAATCTTCGAGGGAAGCTTGCTATTTTGAACCTTCAAAATGTTCTCTCTTCTACAGATGCCTCAGATGCCGGCTTGAAGGACAAGAAGCACATTGAGGAGTTGGTGTTGGAATGGAAAGCTGGTACTGTTGTTTTAGAAAGTCAAAGAATTATACTTGACAATCTCCAGCCtcattcaaatttgaaaagtcTCACTATCAACAACTATGGCGGTCAAAGTTTTCCAGATTGGATAGGGCATGATTCATTCTTTAATATGGTATCTCTTCACCTAAACAAGTGTAAATTTTGTTGCAGCCTGCCATCGCTTGGACAACTACCCTCTTTGCAGAACCTCTCTATTGTTGAGTTTGATGGAGTTGTTAGAGTGGGTCCTGGATTTTATGGTAGTGGTTCATCTTCAATTATGCCATTTAAAGCATTGAAAGTTCTAAGGTTCGAGTTGATGTTGAAGTGGGAGGAATGGTTATCCTTTGGTGCTGAAAATGAAGGTGTAGCTTTTCCTCTCCTACAAGAGCTTTATATTCATGATTGTCCCAAGCTAACACGAAGGTTGCCcatccatcttccttctttagcCAAACTTGAGATCACGGAATGTCCACTATTGGTGTTTTCACTCCCGATGTTTCCTGCTATATGTCAATTGAATCTAACACGTTGTAATGAGGTTTTGTTAAAGGAATTGCCAACTAGAATACAGGTTCTCAAAGTTGGAGGATGTGATGCACTAGATTCCCAAGCCAACATAATGATGGGGCCCAGTAGTTCTCTTCAAGAGTTAGAA GAATTGTGGGATTTTAGAGCTCCCAATGTACCCGATCTTTTCATcccttaa
- the LOC132167268 gene encoding putative disease resistance protein At3g14460, which produces MEMPTQLGSLRSLQTLTKFIIGSCNGSCIGELGKLTNLRGKLAILNLQNVVSSTDAADAGLKDKKHIEELVLEWKAGTVVLESQRTILDSLQPHSNLKILTINNYGGQNFPDWVGHYSFFNMVSLHLIRCKFCCSLPSLGQLPSLQNLSIVEFDGVVTVGPEFYGSGSSSIRPFKALKVLRFELMLKWEEWFTLGAENEGEAFPLLQELYIHDCPKLTRRLPIHLPSLAKLEITECPLLVSSLPMFPAICQLNLTRCNGVLLKELPTRMQVLKVGGFDALDSQVNIMMGPSNTSLQELEVSDCSSFASLSKGDLASILKSLIIRNCGILELPMYPIFSSLKKLYLFDIHGSLKSVPLDLFPKLCDIYIFGCRNLESLIVSEEHRHDLMTLQIQIINCPCFVSFPKGGLRAPNLTLLWVWNCGSLRSLPDNMHIFLSSLEDLQIVDCAKVESFPEGGLPSNLKSVSIVDCDNLVAGRMEWGLQKLPFLKSLFICGEKGDAKSFPEVGLLPTNLTSLQIMNFPSLKSLDKRGFQHLASLEELRIYDCPMLKYMPEEGLPASVSVLLINNCPLLKKQLHKKKGKEWLKIAHVHLIMIDDELIE; this is translated from the coding sequence ATGGAGATGCCGACACAATTGGGTAGCTTAAGAAGTCTACAAACGTTGACAAAATTTATTATCGGCAGCTGTAATGGGTCTTGCATTGGAGAGTTGGGAAAACTTACAAATCTTCGAGGAAAGCTTGCTATTTTGAACCTTCAAAATGTTGTCTCTTCCACAGATGCCGCGGATGCAGGCTTGAAGGACAAGAAGCACATTGAGGAGTTGGTGTTGGAATGGAAAGCTGGTACTGTTGTTTTAGAAAGTCAAAGAACTATACTTGACAGTCTCCAGCCtcattcaaatttgaaaattctcACTATCAACAACTATGGTGGTCAAAATTTTCCAGATTGGGTAGGGCACTATTCATTCTTTAATATGGTATCTCTTCATCTAATTAGGTGTAAGTTTTGTTGCAGCCTGCCATCGCTTGGACAACTACCCTCTTTGCAGAACCTCTCTATTGTTGAGTTTGATGGAGTTGTTACAGTGGGTCCTGAATTTTATGGTAGTGGTTCGTCTTCAATTAGGCCATTTAAAGCATTGAAAGTTCTAAGGTTCGAGTTGATGTTGAAGTGGGAGGAATGGTTTACCTTGGGTGCTGAAAATGAAGGTGAAGCTTTTCCTCTCCTCCAAGAGCTTTATATTCATGATTGTCCCAAGCTAACAAGAAGGTTGCCcatccatcttccttctttagcCAAACTTGAGATCACAGAATGTCCACTATTGGTGTCTTCACTCCCAATGTTTCCTGCTATATGTCAATTGAATCTAACACGTTGTAATGGGGTTTTGTTAAAGGAATTGCCAACTAGAATGCAGGTTCTCAAAGTTGGAGGATTTGATGCACTAGATTCCCAAGTCAACATAATGATGGGGCCCAGTAATACTTCTCTTCAAGAGTTAGAAGTTAGTGATTGTTCTTCGTTTGCGTCCCTTTCCAAGGGTGATCTAGCATCTATATTAAAATCCCTTATCATTAGGAATTGTGGGATTTTAGAGCTCCCAATGTACCCGATATTTTCATcccttaaaaaattatacttatttgATATTCATGGTTCTCTCAAGTCCGTCCCATTAGACTTATTTCCAAAGCTTTGTGACATCTATATCTTTGGGTGTAGGAATTTGGAATCCTTGATAGTTTCTGAAGAACATAGACATGATTTAATGACATTGCAAATACAAATCATAAATTGCCCTTGTTTTGTATCTTTTCCAAAAGGCGGATTGCGTGCCCCCAACCTTACATTGCTTTGGGTTTGGAATTGTGGAAGTTTGAGGTCATTACCAGATAATATGCACATTTTCCTCTCATCTCTTGAGGATTTGCAAATAGTTGACTGTGCAAAAGTTGAGTCGTTTCCTGAAGGGGGTTTGCCTTCTAATCTAAAATCAGTTTCCATTGTTGATTGTGACAACCTCGTTGCCGGACGAATGGAATGGGGTTTGCAAAAGCTCCCCTTTCttaaaagtttgtttatttGTGGCGAAAAGGGAGATGCAAAGTCCTTTCCGGAGGTGGGATTGCTGCCCACCAATCTGACTTCTCTTCAAATAATGAATTTTCCAAGTTTAAAATCTTTGGATAAAAGGGGGTTTCAACACCTTGCCTCTCTTGAAGAATTGAGGATTTATGACTGTCCTATGCTCAAGTACATGCCAGAAGAGGGGTTGCCTGCCTCCGTTTCTGTTTTACTGATCAACAATTGTCCTTTGCTAAAGAAACAACTtcacaagaaaaaaggaaaagaatggctCAAGATTGCTCATGTCCACCTAATAATGATTGATGATGAATTGATTGAATGA
- the LOC132173012 gene encoding putative disease resistance RPP13-like protein 1: MAEVGGVLLSAVLQALFEKVTREVLDFSQGRKLADGTLRKLKIALLSVNAVAEDAEEKELTKPAVKVWLDELKCAVFDAEDILNEIDTEIQIRKLGADEFQSTPRKVRYIVSTFLNSFFKQIQRKVERVLDRLEYLEKQKKYLLGDEREGRGGKSVERFPRTSLVEESCIFGRDYDKEAVINLLLSHDASGGEMCVIGIVGMAGIGKTTLAQLIYNDRRVREHFDLEAWVYVSHEFDLFSITKTILEAVTSSTCDIKDLNRLQVTLKEKLMGKKFLLVLDDVWNKNYVDWEILSKPFKFGEQGSSVIVTTRDNDVASVVRSRSHCLKRLSEDDCWAVFANHAFHNVASPELEAVGRQIVKKCEGLPLAAKAIGALLWSKLDVDEWDKILNSEIWDLPIGETHILPSLRLSYKYLPSHLKPCFAYCSILPKGYAFEKDRLVLLWMAEGFLQEPKNKTMEEVGNDYFLDLVSRSLFQQSSGDKSCFVIHDLVNDLAKFVSGQFIFRPEGVSFHGIVNTTRHLSYFRTRFENFEKFEALFEVKRLRTFLPLEFSILDNNLSQKVPNVLLPKLRCLRVLSLSHYENLANLPKSIGKIKQLRYLDISFTAVKRLPNSVCKLINLQTLNLSWCNNLVGLPRDMRKLINLRHLDITRTDIMEMPTQLGSLRSLQTLTKFIIGSCNGWIA; this comes from the exons ATGGCCGAGGTGGGAGGAGTTCTTCTCTCTGCTGTCTTGCAGGCgttatttgaaaaagtgactCGCGAGGTGCTTGACTTCTCCCAGGGACGAAAACTCGCCGATGGGACCTTAAGAAAGCTGAAGATAGCATTGCTGTCTGTGAACGCGGTGGCCGAGGACGCAGAGGAGAAGGAACTCACGAAGCCTGCTGTGAAAGTGTGGCTTGATGAGCTGAAATGTGCTGTTTTTGATGCAGAAGACATCTTGAATGAGATTGATACAGAAATCCAGATACGCAAGTTGGGTGCTGACGAGTTTCAGTCAACTCCAAGGAAGGTACGATACATTGTCTCTACTtttcttaattcttttttcaaGCAGATACAACGGAAGGTGGAAAGGGTACTTGACCGATTAGAATatctagaaaaacaaaagaaatatttattaGGTGATGAAAGAGAAGGTCGTGGAGGGAAATCTGTAGAAAGATTTCCCAGGACTTCTTTGGTTGAAGAATCTTGTATTTTCGGTAGGGATTATGATAAGGAGGCAGTAATTAACTTGTTGCTCTCGCACGATGCAAGCGGAGGTGAGATGTGTGTGATTGGCATAGTGGGTATGGCGGGAATTGGCAAGACCACCCTTGCTCAGCTCATATACAACGATCGGAGGGTGAGGGAGCATTTCGACCTTGAAGCATGGGTATATGTTTCACACGAGTTTGATTTGTTCAGCataacgaaaacaattttaGAGGCAGTAACTTCGTCAACTTGTGATATTAAGGATCTGAATCGGCTTCAAGTTACACTGAAGGAGAAGTTGATGGGAAAAAAATTCCTGCTTGTTTTAGACGATGTATGGAATAAGAATTATGTTGATTGGGAGATCTTAAGCAAACCCTTTAAATTTGGGGAACAAGGAAGCAGTGTGATTGTAACAACACGTGATAATGATGTTGCATCTGTTGTACGCTCTAGGAGTCATTGTCTGAAAAGGCTATCAGAAGATGATTGTTGGGCGGTATTTGCAAACCATGCATTTCACAATG tgGCAAGTCCAGAGCTAGAGGCAGTAGGCAGACAGATTGTGAAAAAGTGTGAGGGCCTACCTTTAGCCGCAAAAGCAATCGGGGCCCTCTTGTGGTCGAAATTGGATGTTGATGAATGGGACAAAATACTGAACAGTGAGATATGGGATTTACCAATTGGCGAGACACACATTCTTCCATCTTTAAGGTtaagttacaaatatctaccctCACATCTAAAGCCATGCTTTGCTTATTGCTCAATATTGCCAAAGGGTTATGCCTTTGAAAAAGATCGATTAGTCTTGCTATGGATGGCTGAAGGTTTCTTGCAagaaccaaaaaacaaaacaatggaagAAGTTGGCAATGATTACTTCTTAGATCTTGTATCAAGATCATTGTTTCAACAATCAAGTGGTGATAAATCATGTTTTGTAATCCACGATCTTGTCAACGACTTAGCAAAGTTTGTTTCTGGACAATTTATCTTTAGGCCGGAGGGTGTCAGTTTTCATGGAATTGTGAACACGACTCGGCACTTGTCGTATTTTAGAACAAGATTTGAAAACTTCGAGAAGTTTGAGGCTCTTTTTGAGGTTAAGCGGTTGCGCACCTTCTTGCCATTAGAATTCTCCATATTGGACaacaatttatctcaaaaggtACCAAATGTTCTATTGCCGAAGCTAAGATGTTTACGGGTACTCTCTTTGTCTCATTATGAAAATTTGGCTAACTTGCCTAAGTCAATTGGCAAAATTAAACAACTACGTTATTTGGACATTTCTTTTACTGCAGTTAAAAGGTTACCTAATTCAGTGTGTAAGTTGATCAATTTGCAAACACTCAACTTGTCATGGTGTAACAATCTAGTTGGATTGCCTAGGGATATGCGGAAACTCATTAATCTACGTCATCTTGATATTACTAGAACTGACATAATGGAGATGCCGACACAATTGGGTAGCTTAAGAAGTCTACAAACGTTGACAAAATTTATTATCGGCAGCTGTAATGG TTGGATTGCCTAG